Part of the Citrus sinensis cultivar Valencia sweet orange chromosome 2, DVS_A1.0, whole genome shotgun sequence genome, TCTGATAGTTTGACGGTAGTTCGAGGAAATTGTCAAATTAGGGTCGTTTCATGTGTCTTGTTGATTTTACAGAGATGCTGGGTTCTGTTTGTGCTGGGAAAATTTGGTGAAATTAAATCGACTTAGGGGATTTGTTTATTGGTCTGAGGGATTCTTTAGTCACTCTGATGTATGTTTTACTGGACTCTAGTTGCTAAAAGTCCTGTACCTATGCTATGCTCATGTTTATACAGTTATTCCATTATACTCGCACATCAATTAGACACCTGAGACtagtgaaattatttatttatgtccaATGATAGCATCTTGATTCTGTTACTTGGCAATGTTctgcatttttttcttctcaaccTGCAGCAAGCTGCGACATGTCTTTCAGAATTGAACCAATCACCACCGGCTTCAATATTAGAGGCCATGCAACCTTTTCTTAATGCAATTGTCCAGCCAGTGCTGCTGAAGCATCAAGATAAGGACGTCAAGCTTCTAGTTGCAACATGTATTTGTGAAATAACCAGAATTACCGCACCTGAAGCTCCCTATAGTGACGATGTTCTCAAGGTGCATTTCTTGCACCAAGGTCAACTGGTTAATGGAATTGATTTATTCATTTCTAAAACACCAATGAATTTCAGTTTAATTCCTGTTCTATTGGTGTGGGCAGGATATTTTTCAGTTGATTGTGGGAACCTTTAGTGGGTTGAAGGATACTGGTGGTCCATCATTTGGAAGGAGAGTTGTCATTCTGGAGACTCTTGCAAAATATAGGTCATGTGTTGTGATGTTGGATCTTGAATGTGATGAATTAGTGAATGAAATGTACAGTACTTTTTTTGCTGTTGCCAGGTTTGTTTAAATCCATAATTcgtttatatttatcataatttaGTTTGTGGAAAGTGCTTCATTTTGAAATACCTTTTACCGACTCTTCTGATTAAATAAATCCGTATTAGCTTTTTCCCTGAAAGATAAGATCTTCCGTTTTGATAACTACTGCTTTGGACTCTTCTTGTATGCAGTGATGATCATCCAGAAAGTGTTCTTTCGTCAATGCAAACAATCATGATTGTTCTTTTAGAAGAAAGTGAGGACATTCACGAAGatcttttagttattttgttGTCTGCGTTAGGTCGTAACAAAAATGTAagcattttatatatttgcaaGATAATGAAGACGTTGTGTTGCTTTTCCACAGTGGGATCCATTATATCTCTCTGGTCGTTATATTGCTGTGTTTGTTCTGTTAGTTTGGGAGAGAACTCATTTTCTGGTACTTGTAATGGCAGGATACTGCAAGGCGGCTTGCAATGAATGTTATAGAGCAATGTGCTGGAAAACTTGAAGCTGGAATAAAGCAGTTCCTTGTGTCATCAATGTCAGGAGATAGCAGGCCAGGACACAGTCATATTGACTATCATGAAGTAATTTATGATGTATATCGTTGTTCTCCTCAGATATTATCTGGAGTGGTGCCATACCTCACAGGAGAGTTGTTGGTAATTGCTGATTTTTTGGTTAACTTTTCTGACTGAAATACTTTTACTTGCTCATTTTGTATAAGATTCCATAAGAATCTTAATATTATGATCATCACGTGATGATTGGGTTCTTAGTATAGAAGTTTCAACATCTGCAGACTGATCAACTAGACACTCGTTTAAAAGCAGTGGGATTAGTTGGAGATCTATTTGCTGTGCCTGGATCCGCTAACAATGAACAATTTCACTCAGTATTTTCAGAGTTCTTGAAAAGATTGACTGATAGAATAGTTGCAGTACGCATGTCTGTCCTTGAGCACGTCAAGAGCTGTTTGCTGACAGATCCGTCTAGAGCTGATGCTCCTCAAATTCTAAGTAAGTGCATAATTTGTCTACAGCTTAATGTTACTGCTGCTCTGCTAATTTTCTTGCTGTTCAATTTTTCTAGCTGCACTCTGTGATCGGCTTCTAGACTTTGATGAAAATGTTCGAAAGCAAGTTGTTGCTGTTATTTGTGATGTGGCATGTCATGCTCTAAATTCCATTCCAGTTGAGACTGTAAAACTGGTTGCGGAGCGTCTTCGAGATAAATCTGTATGCATATTGTTCCCCTTTGCGTTGTTTGTGCTCATTTGTTTCTTAAATCTTTGGTTGATTTAAACAGAAatgattgtttttgtttccCAAAATTTCAGGTACTTGTTAAAAGGTATACTATGGAGAGACTGGCTGACATTTTCAGGGGATGCTGCCTGAGGAACTTTAATGGATCTATCAATCAGAATGAATTTGAATGGATTCCTGGGAAGATTTTGAGATGTTTATATGACAAAGATTTCGGGTAAAATTTAAGTTCACGTGCTCatagatttattatttttacatccACGTTTCGTTTTTAATGAGTAAGGAGAATTTGGGACGGTCTGAAATTGTTTATCTCTGGGAATCCTCATACTTCTTTTCTGAATAtctaatttgtttaatttctaaaattgtgATCTCAAAGACTCTGATGTTCTGCAATGATTCTTCatctttattacatttttcagtttcttatttaaaaaaaaacagccTCTGATGTTTTAGTTTGTTGAACTTTAAAACCTGCCAGAATAAAGAAGTGGAGGAAAAAGCATTAcattttctgttttgtttgttaaaatcGGAAAACACTGAAGACAGTTGGTGGAAATTAAAACGTTTATAATGTCTTGCTCTTCTATGGATTTATGTTTAGAATATTCTGACCTGTTTTCAACATGTTAATCCATTCTACAGATCAGATACAATTGAATCAGTCCTCTGTGGGTCCTTGTTCCCGACCGGTTTCTCTGTTAAAGATAGAGTTAGACATTGGGTGAGAATTTTCTCAGGATTTGACAGAATTGAGATGAAGGCTCTTGAGAAGATACTGGAGCAAAAACAAAGGTGCACCATAATTGCTTGGTTTTGTAATCAGGCATCATGTGACTATTGTTGAACCTCTcatctttcaattttatttgatggaTTGTGCACTGATTTCCAGGGGATTTGCTCTTGGATTGCAGGTTGCAGCAAGAGATGCAGAGATATCTCTCCCTTAGGCAGATGCATCAGGTTTGCACCCTCTGGAAGTTGCATGGCTGattttgaagagaaaaagTTGAACTGTTACATAGTTTTTGTGAATTAAAGTAATTGATCCTATAAATGCAGGATGGTGATGCCCCTGAGATccagaaaaaaattttgttctgCTTTCGGGTGATGTCTCGTTCATTTGCTGAGCCTGCAAAGGCTGAGGagaattttctaattcttgATCAATTGAAAGATGCTAATGTctggaagattttaatgaatcTACTTGATTCAAACACTAGCTTTGATCAAGCTTTTACTGGTCGGGTAAGCAATATGATACTGACAGATCCATATAGTTTCGCAGATCAGTTTTTAAAGTAACTGGGGTAGGAATTTCGTTGGCTCCGTGTCGACTATCTTGTGACCACCAGAATTGGTGCCTTGAACAATCTTTTGCTGCTTCCCTAATTCTACagctactactactactaacACTGTCTTTATCTAGATACCATCCATTCTACCATATTACTCGTGGTTTAATGgagttttattttgatgatggaGTTTGTTTTGTGGATTGATTTTGTCAGTATATATTTTCCTGTTTTGCAGGATGATTTGCTTAAAATACTTGGTGCAAAACACCGACTATACGATTTCCTCAGCACTCTCTCCATGAAGTGTTCTTACTTACTTTTTAACAAGGAGCATGTAAAAGAAATTCTTCTTGAAGTTGCTGCACAAAAATCTTCTGCAAATGCACAATTTATGCAGTCTTGCATGGATATACTGGGGGTAAAAACATGTTCCCTGCATTTTCTTTGTCTGATATACTAGTTACTTGTTCTCATATATACAAATTCTCTTTGTTAATTGTTATGTTTATACTCGCAATTTCTCTGCATCActtatgtgattttttttcattatccttttttttttagcatatCTTTCCTCATCTGTATTGAAACACTCATTTATGATATCATATGCCTTATGTTGCTCTCATAATTTCACACTACTCATGTCATTTGGAAGCAACTgcagaaaatttctttttgctatttatttttttacaattgctGATATCTGATGATACAACATTTTTACATGAATCTTTCATGCTGTCCTCTTCCTTTTGTTCCACGATAGCAAATATAAAAACCCTGTTTTTAAATGTTATATGTGATTAACTTTCAGATTCTTGCACGCTTCAGTCCATTGTTGCTGGGTGGCACTGAAGAGGAACTGGTAAATCTACTGaaagaggaaaatgaaataataaaggaAGGTATTTTGCATGTTTTAGCGAAGGCTGGTGGGACCATTCGGGAACAACTTGCAGCAACATCAAGGTACAACTCTTGAATTTATTGACTTCTAAGTGCGTGTTCTAGACCCTTATTATCTGCTTTTTATTTACCTGCAGTTCTGTAGACCTTTTATTGGAAAGGCTCTGCTTAGAAGGTAGTCGACGACAGGCCAAGTATGCTGTACATGCACTAGCAGCAATAACAAAGGATGATGGACTTAAATCTCTCTCTGTTTTATACAAggttttgtattattttttcttgaatgaCCATATAACTAATATTCAATTGGACCACCCTTACGATTGCTGTGTGCTTATGATATTTGCAAAACTTGATGTTTCTTGCCCAATTTCAGAGGCTTGTGGACATGTTGGAGGAGAAGACTCATTTACCTGCTGTATTACAATCTCTGGGATGTATAGCTCAGACTGCAATGCCAGTTTTTGAAACTAGAGAGAGtgaaattgaagaatttataAAAAGCAAGATCCTCAGATGCAGTAATGTATGTTCTCCAAGATCCATTGGACTCCCTTTGCAACACTTtttcatagttttatttaatggtATATTTCTCTGTTTCAGAAAATAAGAAACGATACAAAGGCATGTTGGGATGACAGAAGTGAACTTTGTTTACTGAAGGTGTGTCATATTAGTTCAGTTTTATATTAACTATTTTTCAAGTCAATAAAGATTGCTGTAGTTTTCTGTTCCATGggatattattttctattattattattaactgatgaaattttgattaaggCAGTTCCTTGATGGATCATCCGTAAAGTGGGTTACACCTgaattttactttctttgtGGTGCTGCAGATATATGGTATTAAAACACTAGTGAAGAGCTACTTGCCTGTGAAAGATGCCCATATTCGTCCTGGTATTGATGACCTTCTGGGAATCCTAAAAAGCATGCTTTCTTATGGCGAAATGTCAGAAGATATAGAATCGAGGTGATTTAGTCACATGGGAGTATCACTATGCTGTATTCCAGTGCATTTGTTGATTCATTTATAATGTACAACTATTTGCTGTGATGCAGTTCGGTTGATAAAGCACATTTGAGGCTTGCTTCAGCAAAGGCGGTTCTTCGATTGTCGAGGCAATGGGACCATAAGATACCTGTTGATGTCTTCCACCTAACCCTGAGGACACCGGAGGTAAGGCTATCAAGATGTTTCTTTCCCGGCATCTGATATTGTTGATTCAAATGATCACTTTTCTCGTACAtaaatgttttcttttgtcattCTTTCTGGGTTGTTGTAGATTTCTTTCCCTCAAGCTAAGAAACTGTTCCTGAGCAAAGTTCATCAATATGTTAAGGACCGTCTTTTGGATGCAAAATATGCATGTGCCTTCTTATTCGGTATAACTGAATCAAAGTCCCCTGAGTTTGAAGAGGTATATGGACTAGACTTAATTGGTTCAAAGTAATTCTTCATGTTCGAGGCGGGTGTATTTTACACTTGTCAGTGTGGTACGATTTCAAAACTATTTTGTCTGAAAATTTCACATCCCATTTGAAATGGCAGGAGAAACAGAACCTGGCTGATATCATCCAGATGCATCACCAGATGAAGGCACGTCAGATCTCCGTGCAATCTGATGCAAATTCCTTCGCAACATATCCTGAATACATTATCCCATATTTGGTCCATACTTTTGCTCATCATTCATGTCCCGATATAGACGAATGCAAGGATGTCAAGGCATTTGAACTAGTATACTGGTATGAATTTCGTTGTCTTGAATGTACTTTTATGAGCTATTATACGCTGATCTCTTGCTAATTGGTGAAAATGGAAATTGATCATTCCTACTGATTGCTGTCATATTCCTTTTTATTCAGTCGACTTTACTTCATTGTTTCTATGCTGATCcataaagatgaagatgtCAAGTCAGAAGCTAGTAACAAGGAGAGCATTTCTGTAATAATCTCGATCTTTCGTAGTATTAAGTGCTCCGAAGACATAGTTGACGCAGCAAAGTCAAAGGTTTGGGAAGATACTTCTTTATGTTTGCTGTtgttgattattaaatttaagcaTGTAAACGACCACAAGGATGCAGGGACTAGCCAAACCTGAacttatataagaattttttttgaattccaGAATTCACATGCTATTTGTGACCTTGGCTTGTCGATAACCAAGCGCTTATCCCGAATGGAGGATAATTCACAAGGGGTGTTTTCATCTGTCTCTCTACCCTCAACGCTGTATAAGCcatatgaaaagaaagaaggcGATGATTCTCTTGTAAGTTCTCTCCTGACTGAATTTTGTTTCGCCCTGGCTTCATCATTTTACaggattatatttttttctaattaaaaattactgtTGTATATTAGATTGGATGTCATGAAGTTTATCATGCTTATTATGTATTTTCTCTGTATCAGCTTGTTTACTTCTTGTCACTTGTTCAATCTTCAGTGGCCTTCAAATTATCTTTGTAGTCCTCCAAAAGGAAATGAGTTTTTATGTGGCAGTTTTGACTTAACGGCTATATGCCCACTGTGAGATGCTAATAATTGACTAATTCTTcttttatcatcatcatcttaataataataataataataatttctgtaCTATTATTATTGGCCAATCACCTTAAGTGAATTGTGATCATGCATGTTAACGTTGCATGGTTTTGACAGGCAAGTGAAAGGCAAACTTGGTTGGCTGATGAGAGTGTCTTGACTCATTTTGAATCGCTTAAGTTAGAAACTCATGAAGTGGTGAGTTCTCTGGCTTAACAATGCTATTGGCTACATGGATATATTTTACgcattttatttctatctcTAATCTTTTGTGCGCTTTGATCACATTAGGTTGGTTCAGAAATTGCCAGGCATGAGGCTCTGGATGACTTAGAAAAAGATGGAAATGAAGTGCCTTTGGGGAAAATGATACAGCAATTAAAATCTCAGGGAGCCAAGGGTGGAAAGGctaagaagaaaaaatcatcACCAGCTGAAGTGAAAGGTACTGAAAATGATGTTGATATTCTGCAAATGGTTAGGGAGATAAATTTGGATAATCTGGGGGTATTAAATAAGTTTGAATCAAGCAATGGTCATAAACATTTTCCAAGTAAGCAAATAAAAGTTGATCTTGAGaatgaagaaattaagaaaagaaaagctaCCGATGTGACATCTTTTCCAGTACCCAAGCGTCGAAGGTCATTGTCTGCTCATGGTGGTTTCCGAACTCCAAAAAGTAATTCGAAGGCTCCTTTGAGAGCTTCAGGAGGTGGTTCGCATCATGCTGGAGTTTCCTCATTCCAGTCCATTGACATGGATGATGACATTTCTGAATCAGAAGTGAAAATATCTacgaagaaaaaaaaatttacaagcaATGAGTCAGACTCGTTTGCATCACGCTTTCAAGGGAGCAGAAGCTTCTCATCAAAACGTAAAGGGAAATCTGCTGATTTGGGTCATGATAATGAGGCAGATGAAGTTGGAGAAGCAGATGAAGGTGATCTGAAGGTGAGCATTTACTCTATTCAATTTGCTTTGGGAGGTGAACTACTCCCATATCATGTGGTTGTTAGTACTTCGATTATGAACTCATTTACGGCATCTTCAGAATTCTGACATGCTTTCGAAGTCTCCTGTTGGATCTGCCAAGAAGCGCAAAAGAAGAAGCATTGCAGGATTGGCAAAGGTGAGCATGACATTGGACTATTTGTTCCTCATTCAAGCTCATCTTTTTTATAGTAAACAGAATCtgatgaaaatatgaaaagatGAGCTTGAAGTGGATTAGGCGTCCacgagggggggggggggggttctTTCAACTGGGGGTATCTGATGACAGTCAAAATTCTCAGTTAACCTCATCTATGGTACACAAGGAAAAATCCTTCctaaaatgttttatataGCTAATACACAAATCGGGAATGTGAATCTTGATCCTTGTTGCGTGAAATTGGAGAtgattattgtaattaataacAGTATGATCTagtcatttttatatttttactcaGTTGTTGACtgctatttttctttcttgatctTGTTTTGCCATGGTTTCCCTGTAATTATTTAGTTTGAGCTTTGAGCAAATATTTATGCAGAATGGTGCTCAAATGTTTTTCTCCTCTTATATACGTTTGAACAAGGTTTGGGGTtgaattcattattttcttccccttctattttcttttttcagtcCCTGGGgtaatcttctttcttgtCCATGAccatttttaacaaattggcgatatctttttgtcttttaatgtggcttttttcaatcaatactgagaattaaaatttccataCTTTTGAACACTTTTTACTTTGCAGCGACTTTAAAGATTCTTATTCTAAAAGCTCACAGTTAATTGCTGGAGGGACTCCCTCTTGACTCACATAGTGTATGATCTATGGTATTGTTTTAGCAAATATAGTACTCTCTATCATGTATTGCTAACTTTTTCAATAATCCTGCTCGGGATATACTCTTATTTCTAGTTTATTTTTGCCTAAAATAGGAGATCATCTATATCTTCCatgtaaaatgtaatttgctgacattttatttgctttctcttcAGTGTACAACAAAGAATGCTGGAGTTAATATTGAAGACTTGATTGGTTACAGAATAAAAGTCTGGTGGCCCATGGATAAGCAGTGAGTATCCAATCAAGATATATTGGGtggaaaatgtaaataaagcAGTATAATGCAGAGGATACGGATGCTTTAATTTTGTGTCCATGCTTGTGTACATATAGAATTAGAATTTAGGATTAACCTCAAATAGGGATCTTTTAGGGCATTAACCTCAGAAATTGACATACATCAAAGTTTAGTTGCAATAATTTTGGCTGCTGCTAAGGGTTCTATGCCTTGCTCTCCATCCATGTCTAATCACATTTACATGTGCATGCATGTGTTTGAGCATtcaaaaaagattttttaacCTCTAATTTCCTTTCATGCATGGTGTGTAGAGATTACTTGAGAACCAGTTTGTCGTACATTGAATCAGACCAAACCTTTCTCATATTAAATTTGTCAATTCATCATGTTATATTGTTTTCTAAAGAgcctaatttaatttagtgtTGCAGGGTTGTATCCTACTGCAACTGAAGCTTTATTTCcattcattctcattttgaaataccaatataatttttttttttttttaacgacaGTACTGGAAAGATGATTTGTTGATGTATCTTATTGCTAAATCAACAGGTTTTATGAAGGCACTATTAAATCTTATGACCCTATAAAAAAGAAGCATGTGGTAAGTTGCAGTTTAGTGGCTTTTCTCTCTGAGTTCTTATCTTGGGGCTGCTTGATGTGAGTTATTTGTCTCTATTTTTCACATGATCCTTAAGATAATTCTTTCTGTTGGCATGGTATTATAGATATtatatgatgatgaagatgtaGAAGTACTTC contains:
- the LOC102609699 gene encoding sister chromatid cohesion protein PDS5 homolog A isoform X2 gives rise to the protein MGEKLEQQLKEVGSKLETPPSTKDGLVKLLKQAATCLSELNQSPPASILEAMQPFLNAIVQPVLLKHQDKDVKLLVATCICEITRITAPEAPYSDDVLKDIFQLIVGTFSGLKDTGGPSFGRRVVILETLAKYRSCVVMLDLECDELVNEMYSTFFAVASDDHPESVLSSMQTIMIVLLEESEDIHEDLLVILLSALGRNKNDTARRLAMNVIEQCAGKLEAGIKQFLVSSMSGDSRPGHSHIDYHEVIYDVYRCSPQILSGVVPYLTGELLTDQLDTRLKAVGLVGDLFAVPGSANNEQFHSVFSEFLKRLTDRIVAVRMSVLEHVKSCLLTDPSRADAPQILTALCDRLLDFDENVRKQVVAVICDVACHALNSIPVETVKLVAERLRDKSVLVKRYTMERLADIFRGCCLRNFNGSINQNEFEWIPGKILRCLYDKDFGSDTIESVLCGSLFPTGFSVKDRVRHWVRIFSGFDRIEMKALEKILEQKQRLQQEMQRYLSLRQMHQDGDAPEIQKKILFCFRVMSRSFAEPAKAEENFLILDQLKDANVWKILMNLLDSNTSFDQAFTGRDDLLKILGAKHRLYDFLSTLSMKCSYLLFNKEHVKEILLEVAAQKSSANAQFMQSCMDILGILARFSPLLLGGTEEELVNLLKEENEIIKEGILHVLAKAGGTIREQLAATSSSVDLLLERLCLEGSRRQAKYAVHALAAITKDDGLKSLSVLYKRLVDMLEEKTHLPAVLQSLGCIAQTAMPVFETRESEIEEFIKSKILRCSNKIRNDTKACWDDRSELCLLKIYGIKTLVKSYLPVKDAHIRPGIDDLLGILKSMLSYGEMSEDIESSSVDKAHLRLASAKAVLRLSRQWDHKIPVDVFHLTLRTPEISFPQAKKLFLSKVHQYVKDRLLDAKYACAFLFGITESKSPEFEEEKQNLADIIQMHHQMKARQISVQSDANSFATYPEYIIPYLVHTFAHHSCPDIDECKDVKAFELVYCRLYFIVSMLIHKDEDVKSEASNKESISVIISIFRSIKCSEDIVDAAKSKNSHAICDLGLSITKRLSRMEDNSQGVFSSVSLPSTLYKPYEKKEGDDSLASERQTWLADESVLTHFESLKLETHEVVGSEIARHEALDDLEKDGNEVPLGKMIQQLKSQGAKGGKAKKKKSSPAEVKVPKRRRSLSAHGGFRTPKSNSKAPLRASGGGSHHAGVSSFQSIDMDDDISESEVKISTKKKKFTSNESDSFASRFQGSRSFSSKRKGKSADLGHDNEADEVGEADEGDLKNSDMLSKSPVGSAKKRKRRSIAGLAKCTTKNAGVNIEDLIGYRIKVWWPMDKQFYEGTIKSYDPIKKKHVILYDDEDVEVLRLDKERWELLDNGRKPTKKSKSNSLKHASLIQVSSGKKNKLSGGARQNKKSMKDKGKRTPKKSLKDRPKFASKSYFSEDEDSEKTDVSDPKPTTVSKVLETNSGDSQGKRADMEDENLTDKEESDKEFKMISEERDVEDTEGNLNGEDESDEVDKMDSEEKPAEEVGSVPQDEKSDEEDKEEAESSKGSREEANEDGKSDSEGNEEINGDGSSPMNPEKSQNELPKPVDADDAEISDDEPLSKWKLKVGKSGSRRVG
- the LOC102609699 gene encoding sister chromatid cohesion protein PDS5 homolog A isoform X3, with translation MGEKLEQQLKEVGSKLETPPSTKDGLVKLLKQAATCLSELNQSPPASILEAMQPFLNAIVQPVLLKHQDKDVKLLVATCICEITRITAPEAPYSDDVLKDIFQLIVGTFSGLKDTGGPSFGRRVVILETLAKYRSCVVMLDLECDELVNEMYSTFFAVASDDHPESVLSSMQTIMIVLLEESEDIHEDLLVILLSALGRNKNDTARRLAMNVIEQCAGKLEAGIKQFLVSSMSGDSRPGHSHIDYHEVIYDVYRCSPQILSGVVPYLTGELLTDQLDTRLKAVGLVGDLFAVPGSANNEQFHSVFSEFLKRLTDRIVAVRMSVLEHVKSCLLTDPSRADAPQILTALCDRLLDFDENVRKQVVAVICDVACHALNSIPVETVKLVAERLRDKSVLVKRYTMERLADIFRGCCLRNFNGSINQNEFEWIPGKILRCLYDKDFGSDTIESVLCGSLFPTGFSVKDRVRHWVRIFSGFDRIEMKALEKILEQKQRLQQEMQRYLSLRQMHQDGDAPEIQKKILFCFRVMSRSFAEPAKAEENFLILDQLKDANVWKILMNLLDSNTSFDQAFTGRDDLLKILGAKHRLYDFLSTLSMKCSYLLFNKEHVKEILLEVAAQKSSANAQFMQSCMDILGILARFSPLLLGGTEEELVNLLKEENEIIKEGILHVLAKAGGTIREQLAATSSSVDLLLERLCLEGSRRQAKYAVHALAAITKDDGLKSLSVLYKRLVDMLEEKTHLPAVLQSLGCIAQTAMPVFETRESEIEEFIKSKILRCSNKIRNDTKACWDDRSELCLLKIYGIKTLVKSYLPVKDAHIRPGIDDLLGILKSMLSYGEMSEDIESSSVDKAHLRLASAKAVLRLSRQWDHKIPVDVFHLTLRTPEISFPQAKKLFLSKVHQYVKDRLLDAKYACAFLFGITESKSPEFEEEKQNLADIIQMHHQMKARQISVQSDANSFATYPEYIIPYLVHTFAHHSCPDIDECKDVKAFELVYCRLYFIVSMLIHKDEDVKSEASNKESISVIISIFRSIKCSEDIVDAAKSKNSHAICDLGLSITKRLSRMEDNSQGVFSSVSLPSTLYKPYEKKEGDDSLASERQTWLADESVLTHFESLKLETHEVVGSEIARHEALDDLEKDGNEVPLGKMIQQLKSQGAKGGKAKKKKSSPAEVKGTENDVDILQMVREINLDNLGVLNKFESSNGHKHFPSKQIKVDLENEEIKKRKATDVTSFPVPKRRRSLSAHGGFRTPKSNSKAPLRASGGGSHHAGVSSFQSIDMDDDISESEVKISTKKKKFTSNESDSFASRFQGSRSFSSKRKGKSADLGHDNEADEVGEADEGDLKNSDMLSKSPVGSAKKRKRRSIAGLAKRL
- the LOC102609699 gene encoding sister chromatid cohesion protein PDS5 homolog A isoform X1; the encoded protein is MGEKLEQQLKEVGSKLETPPSTKDGLVKLLKQAATCLSELNQSPPASILEAMQPFLNAIVQPVLLKHQDKDVKLLVATCICEITRITAPEAPYSDDVLKDIFQLIVGTFSGLKDTGGPSFGRRVVILETLAKYRSCVVMLDLECDELVNEMYSTFFAVASDDHPESVLSSMQTIMIVLLEESEDIHEDLLVILLSALGRNKNDTARRLAMNVIEQCAGKLEAGIKQFLVSSMSGDSRPGHSHIDYHEVIYDVYRCSPQILSGVVPYLTGELLTDQLDTRLKAVGLVGDLFAVPGSANNEQFHSVFSEFLKRLTDRIVAVRMSVLEHVKSCLLTDPSRADAPQILTALCDRLLDFDENVRKQVVAVICDVACHALNSIPVETVKLVAERLRDKSVLVKRYTMERLADIFRGCCLRNFNGSINQNEFEWIPGKILRCLYDKDFGSDTIESVLCGSLFPTGFSVKDRVRHWVRIFSGFDRIEMKALEKILEQKQRLQQEMQRYLSLRQMHQDGDAPEIQKKILFCFRVMSRSFAEPAKAEENFLILDQLKDANVWKILMNLLDSNTSFDQAFTGRDDLLKILGAKHRLYDFLSTLSMKCSYLLFNKEHVKEILLEVAAQKSSANAQFMQSCMDILGILARFSPLLLGGTEEELVNLLKEENEIIKEGILHVLAKAGGTIREQLAATSSSVDLLLERLCLEGSRRQAKYAVHALAAITKDDGLKSLSVLYKRLVDMLEEKTHLPAVLQSLGCIAQTAMPVFETRESEIEEFIKSKILRCSNKIRNDTKACWDDRSELCLLKIYGIKTLVKSYLPVKDAHIRPGIDDLLGILKSMLSYGEMSEDIESSSVDKAHLRLASAKAVLRLSRQWDHKIPVDVFHLTLRTPEISFPQAKKLFLSKVHQYVKDRLLDAKYACAFLFGITESKSPEFEEEKQNLADIIQMHHQMKARQISVQSDANSFATYPEYIIPYLVHTFAHHSCPDIDECKDVKAFELVYCRLYFIVSMLIHKDEDVKSEASNKESISVIISIFRSIKCSEDIVDAAKSKNSHAICDLGLSITKRLSRMEDNSQGVFSSVSLPSTLYKPYEKKEGDDSLASERQTWLADESVLTHFESLKLETHEVVGSEIARHEALDDLEKDGNEVPLGKMIQQLKSQGAKGGKAKKKKSSPAEVKGTENDVDILQMVREINLDNLGVLNKFESSNGHKHFPSKQIKVDLENEEIKKRKATDVTSFPVPKRRRSLSAHGGFRTPKSNSKAPLRASGGGSHHAGVSSFQSIDMDDDISESEVKISTKKKKFTSNESDSFASRFQGSRSFSSKRKGKSADLGHDNEADEVGEADEGDLKNSDMLSKSPVGSAKKRKRRSIAGLAKCTTKNAGVNIEDLIGYRIKVWWPMDKQFYEGTIKSYDPIKKKHVILYDDEDVEVLRLDKERWELLDNGRKPTKKSKSNSLKHASLIQVSSGKKNKLSGGARQNKKSMKDKGKRTPKKSLKDRPKFASKSYFSEDEDSEKTDVSDPKPTTVSKVLETNSGDSQGKRADMEDENLTDKEESDKEFKMISEERDVEDTEGNLNGEDESDEVDKMDSEEKPAEEVGSVPQDEKSDEEDKEEAESSKGSREEANEDGKSDSEGNEEINGDGSSPMNPEKSQNELPKPVDADDAEISDDEPLSKWKLKVGKSGSRRVG